One window of Nocardia sp. NBC_00508 genomic DNA carries:
- the iolB gene encoding 5-deoxy-glucuronate isomerase, with translation MTLHRPEGTLSRDGDPIRLTPEDAGWTYAGLRMLRIGAGRSRTVRTGEFEAFVLPLAGACTVRVDGGTFVLAGRESVFTRVTDFAYVPRDAEVELVADGGDLEVALPMARCATRLEPRYGPAEQVPVEVRGAGRATRQVTNFGVPGVWEHADKLNACELITPDGNWSSYPPHKHDEASDCEVVNEEIYYFRIAGRDGITPSREGFGMHRIYTADGTLDENVAVRDGDVFLIPYGYHGPCIAAPGYPMYYLNVLAGPAPERSMAFCDDPAHSWVRTRWDAESIDPRCPVTTHEGRIG, from the coding sequence ATGACACTGCATCGGCCCGAGGGAACGCTGTCCCGCGACGGCGACCCGATCCGGCTGACTCCCGAGGACGCTGGATGGACCTATGCCGGACTGCGCATGCTGCGGATCGGTGCGGGCAGGTCGCGAACCGTGCGGACGGGCGAGTTCGAAGCGTTCGTCCTGCCCCTGGCCGGGGCGTGCACGGTGCGCGTGGACGGTGGGACGTTCGTGCTGGCTGGGCGGGAATCGGTCTTCACCCGGGTGACGGACTTCGCCTACGTCCCCCGGGACGCCGAGGTGGAATTGGTCGCCGACGGCGGCGACCTGGAGGTGGCACTGCCGATGGCGCGATGCGCGACACGTCTGGAGCCGAGGTACGGTCCGGCGGAACAGGTTCCGGTCGAAGTTCGCGGCGCGGGACGTGCGACGCGGCAGGTCACCAACTTCGGAGTCCCCGGCGTGTGGGAACACGCGGACAAACTCAACGCCTGCGAGCTGATCACCCCGGACGGCAACTGGTCGTCCTATCCGCCGCACAAGCACGACGAGGCGAGCGACTGCGAGGTCGTCAACGAGGAGATCTACTACTTCCGCATCGCCGGACGCGACGGGATCACCCCCTCGCGGGAGGGATTCGGCATGCACCGGATCTACACGGCCGACGGCACCCTGGACGAGAACGTCGCCGTCCGCGACGGTGATGTCTTCCTGATCCCGTACGGCTACCACGGGCCGTGCATCGCCGCGCCCGGCTACCCCATGTACTACCTCAACGTGCTGGCCGGTCCCGCGCCCGAGCGGTCGATGGCTTTCTGCGACGACCCGGCGCACAGCTGGGTGCGCACGCGATGGGACGCCGAATCGATCGACCCCCGCTGCCCGGTCACCACTCACGAAGGACGGATCGGATGA
- a CDS encoding TetR/AcrR family transcriptional regulator: protein MGVKGSETRGKLVDATRTLVERHGYYGAGLNQILAASGAPRGSLYFHFPGGKDELVAAAIARAGKDIATLIDTIEPGDTAAAATRLLRAFGDRLEESGWQQGCPVATVALDVAAANDPIQAECAAAYAAWEEALRIRLRADGRDDADDLAAAVLAMVEGALLLARAQRSREPLERVERTLRHLI, encoded by the coding sequence ATGGGCGTGAAAGGCAGCGAGACCCGCGGCAAACTGGTCGACGCGACGCGGACACTGGTGGAACGGCACGGCTACTACGGCGCGGGCCTCAACCAGATCCTCGCGGCCAGCGGCGCGCCGCGGGGCTCGTTGTACTTCCACTTCCCCGGCGGCAAGGACGAATTGGTCGCGGCGGCGATCGCCCGAGCGGGCAAGGACATCGCGACGCTGATCGACACCATCGAGCCCGGGGACACCGCCGCGGCTGCGACCAGGCTGCTGAGGGCGTTCGGCGATCGCCTGGAAGAGTCCGGCTGGCAGCAAGGCTGCCCGGTCGCCACGGTCGCCTTGGACGTCGCCGCCGCGAACGACCCGATCCAAGCCGAGTGCGCCGCCGCCTACGCGGCATGGGAGGAGGCGCTGCGTATCCGGCTGCGAGCGGACGGCCGCGACGACGCGGACGACCTGGCGGCCGCGGTGCTCGCGATGGTCGAAGGCGCGCTGCTGCTCGCTCGCGCACAACGCAGCCGCGAACCACTGGAACGGGTGGAGCGCACCCTGCGCCACCTGATCTGA
- a CDS encoding alpha/beta fold hydrolase → MSDSIVFGAAGFLGRNAVARLLAQGHSVVAALRPGSEERLTGWLRRRGVEASGLEIVACDVTAPDLGLPAEFDPSGIRDVYNCAARFAFGLAPEDAYAVNVTGALRVLDWAAALPGLRRVVHITGYRITVEESGEQHYENGAYGASKFESDPLLRRRAAELGVALSIANPSSVIGPGQYVGLSSVVEDLWNGKLGAIPGGAETFVPIVDLDYFTDFLIRLPALPDTAGRSYTVLDDRTPVLPKMIRLLADYLGVRAPRFSIPVGVISKLPRALTGADPETMTFIADDRYDTSAAEEVARRAGLSMPPTEATVLAWADHLVASRFGAVADDPTAGFDHGVWVSGERERPAYVLVHGLPLDGESWNAVRAELDAPSLTIDLPGLGRSAPGDIDAALPRLLASVHSRPVLVGHSLGCGPVLRYAAEHPERISGVVLVAPAFLQPRAGMLLRSPLMTIALRRISAAALAKRLGTPESAAITSAAANLRRPGVAARTIGALRRASSSAQRQELRTSLDRVEVPVRIVTGATDPVVIPTSRESISIEGTGHYPQLTHPEQLAADLARMSTVGTRH, encoded by the coding sequence ATGTCCGACAGCATCGTGTTCGGCGCCGCGGGGTTCCTCGGCCGCAACGCGGTCGCCCGCTTGCTCGCGCAGGGGCATTCCGTCGTCGCCGCCTTGCGGCCCGGTAGCGAGGAGCGGCTCACCGGCTGGTTGCGCAGACGCGGGGTGGAGGCGAGCGGACTGGAGATCGTCGCGTGCGATGTCACCGCGCCGGACCTCGGCCTGCCCGCCGAGTTCGACCCGTCCGGCATCCGCGACGTGTACAACTGCGCCGCCCGCTTCGCCTTCGGACTCGCGCCCGAGGACGCGTACGCGGTCAATGTCACCGGGGCGCTGCGCGTGCTCGACTGGGCGGCCGCCCTGCCCGGCCTACGGCGCGTCGTGCACATCACGGGATACCGGATCACCGTCGAGGAATCCGGGGAACAGCATTACGAGAATGGCGCGTATGGCGCGTCCAAGTTCGAATCGGACCCGCTGCTGCGGCGTCGCGCGGCCGAACTCGGTGTGGCACTGAGCATCGCGAACCCGAGCAGCGTGATCGGGCCGGGCCAATACGTCGGGCTGTCGAGCGTGGTCGAGGACCTATGGAATGGCAAGCTCGGGGCCATTCCAGGCGGCGCGGAGACTTTCGTGCCGATCGTCGACCTGGATTACTTCACCGATTTCCTGATCAGACTGCCCGCCCTCCCTGACACCGCAGGCCGGTCCTATACGGTCCTCGACGATCGAACCCCGGTGCTGCCCAAGATGATTCGGTTGCTGGCCGACTATCTGGGGGTCCGCGCGCCGCGTTTCTCGATTCCTGTCGGTGTCATCTCGAAGCTTCCCCGCGCGTTGACCGGCGCCGATCCGGAGACGATGACCTTCATTGCCGACGACCGCTATGACACGTCCGCGGCGGAGGAGGTCGCGCGACGCGCGGGTCTCAGCATGCCCCCGACCGAGGCGACCGTTCTCGCCTGGGCCGATCATCTCGTGGCCAGCCGTTTCGGAGCGGTGGCGGACGATCCGACCGCCGGATTCGACCATGGTGTCTGGGTGAGCGGCGAACGCGAACGTCCGGCATACGTCTTGGTGCACGGCCTTCCACTGGACGGTGAGTCCTGGAACGCGGTGCGCGCCGAGTTGGACGCACCAAGTCTCACCATCGACCTTCCCGGGCTCGGACGTTCGGCGCCCGGCGACATCGATGCGGCGCTGCCTCGGTTGCTCGCCTCGGTACATTCTCGGCCAGTGCTGGTGGGCCATTCGCTGGGCTGCGGACCGGTCCTTCGATACGCGGCCGAACATCCGGAGCGGATCTCCGGTGTGGTCCTGGTGGCGCCCGCGTTCTTGCAACCGCGGGCAGGGATGCTGCTGCGCTCGCCGCTGATGACGATCGCACTGCGCCGAATCTCGGCCGCCGCCTTGGCGAAACGGCTCGGGACGCCCGAGAGTGCGGCGATCACGAGCGCCGCGGCGAATCTGCGCAGGCCCGGTGTCGCCGCACGAACCATCGGCGCCCTGCGTCGCGCGAGCAGCTCCGCACAGCGCCAGGAGTTGCGCACGTCGCTCGACCGGGTCGAAGTGCCGGTGCGAATCGTCACCGGTGCCACGGATCCGGTCGTCATTCCGACATCGAGGGAATCGATCTCGATCGAGGGCACTGGGCACTACCCGCAGCTGACCCATCCGGAGCAGCTTGCGGCCGACCTCGCCCGGATGTCCACCGTCGGCACTCGCCACTGA
- a CDS encoding ATP-binding cassette domain-containing protein: MTSLIEAVDLGKSYGGVIALREVSTVVNAGEVTCVLGDNGAGKSTLIKILAGVHQHDRGELRVGGETVRFSSPREALDLGIATVYQDLAVVPLMSVWRNFVLGSEPTIGYGPFRLLDRKKGQEIARTALADMGIDIHDLEQPVGTLSGGQRQCIAIARAVHYGAKVLILDEPTAALGVKQAGVVLKYVVQARERGLGVVLITHNPHHAYPVGDRFLLLKRGAMLGSYEKSEIDLPELTRQMAGGAELDALQHELRRVVSS; this comes from the coding sequence ATGACTTCCCTCATCGAGGCCGTCGACCTGGGCAAGAGCTACGGCGGCGTGATCGCCCTGCGCGAGGTGTCCACCGTGGTGAACGCGGGCGAGGTGACCTGCGTGCTCGGCGACAACGGGGCGGGCAAGTCGACGCTGATCAAGATCCTGGCCGGGGTGCACCAGCACGATCGCGGCGAGCTGCGCGTCGGGGGCGAAACGGTCCGGTTCTCCTCGCCCCGGGAGGCATTGGATCTCGGCATCGCCACGGTGTATCAGGATCTCGCGGTGGTGCCGCTGATGAGCGTGTGGCGCAACTTCGTGCTCGGTTCCGAACCCACCATCGGATACGGGCCCTTCCGGCTGTTGGACCGCAAGAAGGGCCAGGAGATAGCGCGAACGGCGCTGGCGGACATGGGAATAGACATCCACGATTTGGAGCAGCCGGTGGGCACGCTGTCCGGTGGCCAGCGGCAATGCATCGCCATCGCGCGCGCCGTGCACTACGGCGCGAAGGTGCTGATCCTCGACGAGCCGACTGCGGCGCTGGGTGTGAAGCAGGCCGGTGTGGTGCTGAAGTACGTCGTGCAGGCGCGCGAACGCGGGCTCGGCGTCGTGCTCATCACGCACAACCCGCACCATGCCTATCCGGTCGGCGACCGATTCCTGTTGCTCAAGCGGGGCGCGATGCTCGGTTCGTACGAGAAATCCGAGATCGACCTGCCGGAATTGACCCGGCAAATGGCGGGTGGGGCGGAACTGGACGCCTTGCAGCACGAACTGCGGCGGGTGGTGTCGTCGTGA
- a CDS encoding Cgl0159 family (beta/alpha)8-fold protein, which produces MYLTDERWRELLRVRATDPAAVERAYAKRARRPSLLAGKQTLFLVAADHPARGALGVGEDRTAMADRRTLLERLLIALANPDVDGVLGSPDVVEELLLLDALDDKVVIGSMNRGGLAGAEWEIDDRFTGYDAESLVRFRLDGGKMLLRLVDSDAGTVPTLQACAQAVSELAAHGLMAMVEPLPYHRDDSGALVMSKDALSLSRAITVASGLGVTSAYTWLKIPAPADTSVLDATTLPVLVLGGAPSGDPSVDRGLWGGALGHDVARGLVIGRTLLYPPDGDVAQAVDAAARLLKEAR; this is translated from the coding sequence ATGTATCTGACCGACGAACGCTGGCGCGAACTGCTGCGCGTCCGGGCGACGGACCCCGCCGCGGTCGAGCGGGCCTATGCGAAGCGGGCGCGCCGTCCATCCCTGCTGGCGGGCAAGCAGACGCTGTTCCTGGTCGCTGCGGATCATCCCGCCCGCGGCGCCCTCGGCGTCGGCGAGGACCGGACGGCGATGGCCGACCGGCGCACGTTGCTGGAACGGCTGCTGATCGCGTTGGCCAACCCGGACGTCGACGGCGTGCTCGGCTCGCCGGACGTGGTGGAGGAACTGCTGCTGCTGGACGCGCTGGACGACAAGGTCGTGATCGGGTCGATGAATCGCGGCGGACTCGCGGGCGCGGAATGGGAGATCGACGACCGCTTCACCGGCTACGACGCCGAATCCCTGGTGCGCTTCCGGCTCGACGGCGGCAAGATGCTGCTGCGCCTGGTCGATTCCGACGCGGGCACGGTGCCGACGCTACAAGCCTGCGCGCAGGCGGTCTCGGAGCTGGCGGCGCACGGGCTGATGGCAATGGTCGAACCGTTGCCCTACCACCGGGACGACTCCGGCGCGCTGGTCATGAGCAAGGACGCGCTGTCGCTGTCCAGGGCGATCACGGTGGCTTCCGGTCTCGGCGTCACCTCGGCCTACACCTGGCTGAAGATCCCGGCCCCGGCCGATACATCGGTGCTGGACGCGACCACCCTGCCGGTGCTCGTGCTCGGCGGCGCGCCTTCCGGAGACCCGTCCGTGGATCGCGGATTGTGGGGCGGCGCGCTCGGTCACGATGTGGCGCGGGGTCTCGTGATCGGACGCACCCTGCTGTATCCGCCGGACGGCGACGTCGCCCAGGCGGTGGACGCCGCGGCCCGCCTGCTGAAGGAGGCCAGATGA
- a CDS encoding VOC family protein, with the protein MKLGSFYPVVCTTRLAESRDFYTTWFGFEITFEADWYISLRRPGGVDEPAYELALLDHTHPTVPTAFRKPVQGLLLNFEVDDVDAEWERLVTQGGLQAELDIRTEEFGQRHFIVADPSGVLIDVITEVPPGQEYADQFSADYMAEKFGAS; encoded by the coding sequence ATGAAACTCGGCAGCTTCTACCCCGTCGTCTGCACCACCCGGCTCGCGGAGTCGCGGGACTTCTACACCACCTGGTTCGGCTTCGAGATCACCTTCGAAGCCGACTGGTACATCAGCCTGCGCAGGCCGGGTGGCGTCGATGAGCCCGCTTACGAGCTGGCTCTGCTGGACCACACCCACCCGACGGTGCCGACGGCCTTCCGTAAGCCGGTGCAGGGGTTGCTGTTGAACTTCGAGGTCGATGACGTCGATGCGGAATGGGAACGCCTGGTGACGCAGGGCGGCCTGCAGGCTGAACTGGATATCCGTACCGAGGAATTCGGCCAGCGTCACTTCATCGTCGCCGACCCCAGCGGTGTCCTGATCGACGTGATCACCGAGGTCCCGCCGGGCCAGGAGTACGCCGACCAGTTCAGTGCCGACTACATGGCGGAGAAGTTCGGCGCCAGCTGA
- a CDS encoding cold-shock protein, whose amino-acid sequence MAQGIVKWFNSEKGFGFIAQDGGGPDVFVHYSAVSGAGFRSLDEGQRVEFEIGQGQKGPQAQDVRVL is encoded by the coding sequence ATGGCTCAAGGCATTGTGAAGTGGTTCAACAGCGAGAAGGGCTTCGGCTTCATCGCGCAAGACGGCGGGGGACCCGACGTCTTCGTGCATTACTCGGCTGTGAGCGGCGCGGGTTTCCGGTCCCTCGATGAGGGGCAGCGCGTGGAGTTCGAGATCGGCCAGGGACAGAAGGGTCCGCAGGCCCAGGACGTCCGCGTTCTCTGA
- a CDS encoding TetR/AcrR family transcriptional regulator, producing the protein MPSTLRAKQREETRRALLHTSRRLFAAKGYGAVGLSEIVAATGVTKGALYHNFDSKAALFRAVLGQVQQEVGERIAAAAAAQSDAWSQLVAGCETFLTTCTAPEIQRIMLVDGPAVLGWHEWRALDEANSARHLREALHLLVEEGVLAPQPIEPLTHLLSGAMNEAALWLASTDDPEALAETVTALHRLLNALRARSA; encoded by the coding sequence ATGCCGAGCACCTTGCGCGCCAAACAGCGCGAAGAGACGCGCCGGGCCCTGCTGCACACAAGCCGACGCCTATTCGCGGCAAAAGGCTATGGCGCCGTTGGTCTCTCGGAGATCGTCGCGGCCACCGGCGTGACCAAAGGCGCGCTGTACCACAACTTCGACAGCAAGGCCGCGCTGTTCCGAGCGGTGCTCGGCCAGGTGCAACAGGAGGTCGGCGAGCGGATCGCCGCGGCCGCGGCAGCCCAGTCCGACGCCTGGTCCCAGCTGGTGGCGGGCTGCGAGACCTTTCTCACCACCTGCACCGCTCCGGAGATTCAGCGGATCATGCTCGTGGACGGCCCCGCAGTGCTCGGCTGGCACGAATGGCGAGCCCTGGACGAAGCCAATTCCGCCCGCCATCTGCGCGAGGCGCTACATCTGCTGGTCGAGGAAGGCGTGCTGGCGCCACAGCCGATCGAACCGCTGACCCACCTGCTGTCCGGCGCGATGAACGAGGCGGCGCTCTGGCTCGCCTCGACTGACGACCCGGAAGCGCTCGCCGAAACCGTCACCGCACTGCACCGCCTGCTCAACGCGCTGCGCGCCCGGTCGGCGTGA
- the iolC gene encoding 5-dehydro-2-deoxygluconokinase: MTELEALTIGRVGVDLYPEQSGVALAQVRSFAKFLGGTATNVAVAAARLGRRSAVLTKVGPDGFGDFVRTALEDFGVSSRYVTTAPDLQTPVVFCELTPPADPPLLFYRAPIAPDLTITPEEVPWDVVASVPLLWVTGTGVSAEPGRGTQREILLRRARRGHTVLDLDYRPMFWPDVDTARAEIGWMLDHVNVVVGNRAEVQVAVGTADPDVAADRLLARGVRLAVIKQGADGVLVATDSERWTVPPCRVEVVCGLGAGDGFGGALIHGLLSDWDPRRIATYANAAGALVAARLACADAMPTSEEIEELLCG; encoded by the coding sequence GTGACCGAGCTGGAGGCGCTGACCATCGGCCGGGTCGGGGTGGATCTGTATCCGGAACAGAGCGGTGTCGCGTTGGCGCAGGTGCGCAGCTTCGCGAAGTTCCTGGGCGGCACCGCGACCAATGTCGCCGTGGCCGCCGCCCGGCTCGGCAGGCGCTCGGCGGTACTCACCAAAGTGGGCCCCGACGGCTTCGGCGATTTCGTGCGGACCGCGCTGGAGGATTTCGGCGTCTCTTCCCGTTACGTGACGACCGCGCCGGACCTGCAGACCCCGGTGGTGTTCTGCGAGCTCACGCCGCCCGCCGATCCGCCGCTGCTGTTCTATCGAGCGCCGATCGCGCCGGATCTCACCATCACCCCCGAGGAAGTGCCCTGGGACGTGGTGGCTTCCGTGCCCCTGCTGTGGGTCACGGGTACCGGCGTGAGCGCCGAACCGGGCCGCGGCACACAGCGCGAGATCCTGCTGCGGCGCGCGCGACGCGGGCACACCGTGCTCGATCTGGACTACCGTCCGATGTTCTGGCCCGACGTCGACACCGCGCGGGCCGAGATCGGCTGGATGCTCGACCACGTGAACGTGGTGGTCGGCAACCGCGCCGAAGTCCAGGTGGCGGTGGGCACCGCGGATCCGGATGTGGCGGCCGACCGGTTGCTCGCGCGCGGTGTACGCCTCGCGGTGATCAAGCAGGGCGCCGACGGAGTGTTGGTGGCCACCGACTCCGAGCGCTGGACGGTGCCGCCGTGCCGCGTGGAGGTGGTGTGCGGACTCGGCGCGGGCGACGGATTCGGCGGGGCGCTGATCCATGGCCTGCTCTCGGACTGGGACCCGCGACGCATCGCCACCTACGCCAACGCGGCGGGCGCACTGGTGGCCGCGCGTCTCGCCTGCGCCGACGCGATGCCCACGAGTGAGGAAATCGAGGAACTGCTGTGCGGTTGA
- the iolD gene encoding 3D-(3,5/4)-trihydroxycyclohexane-1,2-dione acylhydrolase (decyclizing): protein MKSTAAQALVAWLVAQRSETLDGREVPLFPAVFGIFGHGNVLGLGTALHERRDELPLWRGHTEEGMALAAVGYAKATHRRQVGVATSSIGPGALNMVTAAGVAHANRLPLLLLPGDTFTGRAPDPVLQQVEHFGDATVTVNDAFRAVSRYFDRITRPEQLISTLPQAVRVLTDPADAGPVVLALPQDVQAESYDFPDTLFAPVVHRLPRPRPDQRALADAAAMVRAARRPLLVLGGGVRYSGAGRTVLDFAERHGIPVAETTAGRTLVPHDHPMYTGPLGITGSASANAMASEADLVLAVGTRLQDFTTASWTVFAPDVRLVTINVARFDAVKHGALAVVGDAAVSVRELADQLGERRADPEWSARAAALRGTWDAHIDKLRAPTPGIPTYAQVVGVVNDLSGPSDYVMTASGGLPGELVGGWRAPGGAPTMDVEYGFSCMGYELAGAWGAAMAHTDGVVTTLLGDGSYLMLNSELFSAAFAGHPFVAVVCDNDGYAVIARLQEGQGGAPFNNFYANCRTTREHPPRVDFAAHAAALGCSVFTAADLDEFRDAYVRARAAAGAESRPAVLVVRTQPSAWTEAGAWWEVGVPEHLPGRVAYDETKPRQLRYLGP, encoded by the coding sequence ATGAAATCGACCGCAGCGCAGGCGCTGGTGGCCTGGCTGGTCGCCCAGCGCTCGGAAACACTCGACGGCCGTGAGGTGCCGCTGTTCCCCGCCGTTTTCGGGATCTTCGGGCACGGCAACGTGCTCGGCCTCGGTACGGCGCTGCACGAGCGGCGCGACGAACTCCCGCTCTGGCGTGGGCACACCGAGGAGGGGATGGCGCTCGCGGCCGTCGGCTATGCCAAGGCCACGCACCGGCGCCAGGTCGGCGTCGCGACGTCGTCGATCGGTCCCGGTGCGCTGAACATGGTGACGGCCGCGGGCGTCGCGCACGCGAATCGTCTTCCGCTGCTGTTGCTTCCGGGCGACACCTTCACCGGCCGCGCGCCCGACCCGGTGCTGCAACAGGTCGAGCACTTCGGCGACGCCACCGTCACGGTGAACGACGCGTTCCGCGCGGTGAGCCGGTATTTCGACCGCATCACTCGCCCGGAACAGCTGATATCCACCCTGCCCCAGGCGGTTCGGGTCCTCACCGATCCGGCAGACGCCGGTCCCGTCGTCCTTGCGCTGCCGCAGGATGTCCAGGCCGAGAGTTACGACTTCCCCGATACGCTCTTCGCCCCGGTCGTGCATCGCCTGCCGCGGCCTCGCCCCGATCAGCGTGCCCTCGCCGACGCTGCCGCCATGGTGCGCGCCGCTCGGCGTCCACTGCTGGTGCTGGGCGGCGGCGTCCGCTATTCGGGCGCCGGGCGCACCGTGCTGGATTTCGCCGAGCGTCATGGCATACCGGTCGCGGAGACCACCGCGGGCCGCACGCTCGTGCCGCACGACCATCCGATGTACACGGGGCCGCTCGGCATCACCGGCTCGGCGTCGGCGAACGCGATGGCGTCCGAGGCCGACCTGGTCCTCGCGGTCGGGACCCGATTGCAGGATTTCACCACCGCGTCCTGGACCGTCTTCGCGCCGGACGTGCGCTTGGTGACGATCAACGTGGCGCGGTTCGACGCCGTCAAGCACGGCGCCCTCGCGGTGGTCGGCGACGCCGCCGTCAGCGTGCGTGAGCTGGCCGACCAGCTGGGGGAGAGGCGGGCCGATCCGGAGTGGTCGGCGCGAGCCGCGGCGCTGCGCGGCACCTGGGACGCGCACATCGACAAACTGCGTGCACCGACCCCGGGTATACCGACCTATGCGCAGGTCGTAGGCGTGGTGAACGACCTGAGCGGTCCGAGCGACTATGTGATGACGGCCTCCGGCGGGCTGCCCGGCGAACTCGTCGGCGGCTGGCGCGCGCCGGGCGGCGCACCCACCATGGACGTGGAGTATGGCTTCTCCTGCATGGGCTACGAACTCGCGGGCGCCTGGGGCGCGGCCATGGCGCATACCGACGGCGTGGTGACGACGCTGCTCGGGGACGGCTCCTACTTGATGCTGAACTCCGAATTGTTCTCGGCGGCCTTCGCCGGACACCCGTTTGTCGCCGTGGTCTGCGACAACGACGGCTACGCCGTGATCGCCCGCCTGCAAGAAGGCCAAGGGGGCGCGCCGTTCAACAACTTCTACGCGAATTGCCGCACCACCCGGGAACATCCGCCCCGTGTGGACTTCGCCGCCCACGCCGCTGCCCTGGGCTGTTCCGTCTTCACCGCCGCCGACCTGGACGAGTTCCGCGACGCCTACGTGCGGGCGCGTGCCGCTGCCGGTGCCGAATCCCGTCCGGCCGTGCTCGTGGTGCGGACGCAGCCGTCGGCGTGGACCGAGGCGGGCGCCTGGTGGGAGGTCGGCGTGCCGGAGCACTTGCCGGGCCGGGTCGCCTACGACGAAACGAAACCGCGCCAGCTGCGCTATCTGGGCCCGTGA